In the Anastrepha obliqua isolate idAnaObli1 chromosome 1, idAnaObli1_1.0, whole genome shotgun sequence genome, one interval contains:
- the LOC129253179 gene encoding golgin subfamily A member 7: protein MSLQRAIVTDFPRKNNKWISPSKKGKMSQGLTSLQGGANKVFIQRDYSEGTSVKFHTRLPSELEGLVERQAFESTINRLNEFFAEAEKGSCSTYCEGCIGCITAYLVYMCSETHYEKTLRKISKFIASQNERIYNPKGLQVIDPTYRGLRVIEISVLDRPGRT from the exons ATGTCTCTGCAGCGAGCAATAGTTACCGATTTTCcacgcaaaaacaacaaatggaTTAGCCCTTCAAA AAAAGGGAAGATGTCGCAAGGTTTAACCTCGCTACAGGGCGGTGCTAATAAGGTATTTATTCAACGCGATTACAGCGAAGGTACCTCGGTCAAATTCCACACACGACTGCCCAGCGAACTGGAAGGACTG GTTGAGCGACAGGCATTTGAGTCGACCATCAATAGGCTAAATGAATTCTTCGCAGAGGCGGAAAAAGGTTCTTGCAGTACTTACTGTGAAGGTTGCATTGGCTGCATCACCGCCTATCTAGTGTATATGTGTTCGGAAACACACTATGAAAAG ACACTTcgcaaaatttccaaattcatTGCTTCCCAAAATGAGCGCATTTACAATCCGAAAGGATTACAAGTGATCGATCCCACGTACCGAGGTTTGCGCGTCATAGAAATATCTGTGTTAGATCGTCCAGGACGGACGTGA
- the LOC129237814 gene encoding jerky protein homolog-like produces the protein MSEGLSQKSVLILDNAPSHPVEDLKSDDGNIFCYFLPPNSTAVLQPMDQSLIHGLSYRRCWNKLWPNTESPSNNSDDASQADVVTSTSSALPLENSETINEWLNCDKNDCGYELLTDEKIVNEVNDEEENNDDCDGTDNNNENGHNPTVLFLRQEAKIAASNLEKFIAWYEMQDEAGLADTIRLRQFLLFAKNKTQATLKQNTLTELFSKTN, from the exons ATGTCGGAAGGATTATCACAGAAATCAGTTTTAATTCTGGATAATGCCCCATCACATCCAGTTGAAGATTTAAAAAGTGATGatggtaatattttttgttatttcctgCCACCGAATTCAACTGCAGTTCTACAACCCATGGATCAATCA CTGATTCATGGTCTGAGTTATCGTCGATGTTGGAACAAACTATGGCCAAATACAGAATCGCCTTCGAATAACAGTGACGATGCCTCACAGGCTGATGTTGTGACTAGTACATCTTCGGCTTTGCCATTGGAAAATAGTGAAACGATCAATGAATGGTTGAATTGTGACAAAAATGATTGTGGTTATGAGCTTTTGACTGACGAAAAAATAGTTAATGAAGTGAAtgatgaagaagaaaataatgatgaTTGCGATGGAACAgataacaataatgaaaatggtcACAATCCTACTGTTTTATTTCTAAGACAAGAAGCCAAAATTGCTGCATCAAATTTAGAGAAATTTATCGCCTGGTATGAAATGCAAGATGAAGCCGGCTTGGCTGACACGATTCGTTTGCGCCAATTTCTTCTTTTCGCAAAGAATAAAACTCAAGCCACTCTAAAGCAAAATACACTAACTGAactcttttcaaaaacaaactgA